The following are encoded together in the Equus quagga isolate Etosha38 chromosome 1, UCLA_HA_Equagga_1.0, whole genome shotgun sequence genome:
- the CHST2 gene encoding carbohydrate sulfotransferase 2: protein MSRSPPRALPPGASAQLLPAAPAAAPRALLPPWPRRPGRRWPASPLGMKVFRRKALVLCAGYALLLVLTMLNLLDYKWHKEPLQQCSPDGPLGAAAGTGGGGWGRPGPPPAAPPRAHTRLDPRTPYRPPAAAVGVAPAAAAGAAAPPGNGTRGTGGGGDKRQLVYVFTTWRSGSSFFGELFNQNPEVFFLYEPVWHVWQKLYPGDAVSLQGAARDMLSALYRCDLSVFQLYSPAGSGGRNLTTLGIFGAATNKVVCSSPLCPAYRKEVVGLVDDRVCKKCPPQRLARFEEECRKYRTLVIKGVRVFDVAVLAPLLRDPALDLKVIHLVRDPRAVASSRIRSRHGLIRESLQVVRSRDPRAHRMPFLEAAGHKLGAKKEGVGGPADYHALGAMEVICNSMAKTLQTALQPPDWLQGHYLVVRYEDLVGDPVKTLRRVYDFVGLLVSPEMEQFALNMTSGSGSSSKPFVVSARNATQAANAWRTALTFQQIKQVEEFCYQPMAVLGYERVNSPEEVKDLSKTLLRKPRL from the coding sequence ATGAGCCGCAGCCCGCCGCGAGCCCTGCCTCCGGGCGCGTCCGCCCAGTTGCTCCCGGCTGCCCCTGCCGCCGCGCCGCGCGCCCTGCTCCCGCCGTGGCCCCGGCGCCCGGGCCGTCGCTGGCCCGCGTCCCCGCTCGGAATGAAGGTGTTCCGCAGGAAGGCGCTGGTGCTGTGCGCGGGCTATGCGCTGCTGCTGGTGCTCACCATGCTCAACCTCCTGGACTACAAGTGGCACAAGGAGCCGCTGCAGCAGTGCAGCCCCGACGGGCCGCTCGGGGCCGCGGCGGGGACAGGCGGGGGCGGCTGGGGGCGCCCAGGGCCTCCTCCAGCCGCGCCGCCCCGCGCACACACCCGCTTGGACCCGCGTACCCCGTACCGCCCTCCCGCCGCTGCCGTCGGGGTGGCTCCGGCAGCTGCGGCGGGGGCCGCAGCCCCTCCCGGCAATGGCACTCGGGGCACCGGGGGTGGCGGGGACAAGCGGCAGTTGGTGTACGTGTTCACCACGTGGCGCTCTGGCTCGTCCTTCTTCGGCGAGCTCTTCAACCAGAACCCCGAGGTGTTCTTCCTCTACGAGCCAGTGTGGCACGTGTGGCAAAAACTGTACCCAGGGGACGCCGTTTCCCTGCAAGGGGCGGCGCGGGACATGCTGAGCGCTCTGTATCGCTGCGACCTCTCGGTCTTCCAGCTGTATAGTCCCGCCGGCAGCGGGGGGCGCAACCTCACCACGCTGGGCATTTTTGGCGCGGCCACCAACAAGGTGGTGTGCTCGTCGCCGCTCTGCCCCGCCTACCGCAAGGAGGTCGTGGGGCTGGTGGACGATCGCGTGTGCAAGAAGTGCCCGCCGCAGCGCCTGGCGCGCTTCGAGGAGGAGTGCCGCAAGTACCGCACGCTGGTCATCAAGGGCGTGCGTGTCTTCGACGTGGCCGTGTTGGCGCCCCTGCTGCGTGACCCGGCCCTGGACCTCAAGGTCATCCACCTGGTGCGCGATCCCCGTGCTGTGGCCAGTTCACGCATCCGCTCGCGCCACGGTCTCATCCGTGAGAGCCTGCAGGTGGTGCGCAGCCGGGACCCGCGAGCCCACCGCATGCCCTTCCTGGAGGCCGCTGGCCACAAGCTGGGCGCCAAGAAGGAGGGCGTGGGCGGCCCGGCGGACTACCACGCGCTCGGCGCCATGGAGGTCATCTGCAACAGCATGGCCAAGACGCTGCAGACGGCCCTGCAGCCCCCTGACTGGTTGCAAGGCCACTACCTGGTGGTGCGGTACGAGGACCTGGTGGGAGACCCTGTCAAGACCCTACGGAGGGTGTACGACTTTGTGGGGTTGCTGGTGAGCCCTGAAATGGAGCAGTTTGCCCTCAACATGACCAGCGGCTCGGGCTCCTCCTCCAAGCCTTTCGTGGTGTCCGCACGCAACGCCACACAGGCCGCCAACGCCTGGCGGACCGCGCTCACCTTCCAGCAGATCAAACAGGTGGAGGAGTTCTGCTACCAGCCCATGGCCGTGCTGGGCTACGAGCGCGTCAACAGCCCCGAGGAGGTCAAAGACCTCAGCAAGACCCTGCTCCGGAAGCCCCGGCTCTGA